The Spirochaeta lutea genome window below encodes:
- a CDS encoding HEAT repeat domain-containing protein, whose protein sequence is MLSRNDCHPNDSIKRSLIPLITVVFVLLARAPGFPQTDDGAAGESQDQTERSITEAREKQEEIWRQTLRFGIDSEVIATIDEIQSEEIVDLYDEIADIFEDSRSSVREKIIDFFIEVEDFRLYPEVQRELLFYQDVSDNLVIRYLSFIKNDERPLTKDLWDVITEILQGSNNNLIAAVIPIIGEKGDPTYSDTLKELYEKDRQSTSIKAQILRSLGTLSVPEDRDFLEESATDASEETLLRQSAIEALGLMADKESLPVLKELVESDEVLIRTSVMSSLSNFPREEISPIFSDGLKDSYWRIRQGILRNLRDNPIPELEPAVGFVAQRDPERVVRLTGYETLTAYDSDYAWSIILEDAESGTTPEAIRVQLYSYLAEKKFSFGKTLLLKIIEEEWEKPNSRILDAICKALSESTDPEAVPVFERMLDHGEITIKIYGIRGLSNQGGESHRERIDGFLADGQHPAIQRAAERALRRIE, encoded by the coding sequence TTGCTTTCAAGAAACGATTGCCACCCCAATGACAGCATAAAAAGATCCCTCATTCCCCTGATTACGGTTGTGTTTGTTCTCCTGGCACGGGCGCCGGGGTTTCCACAAACAGATGACGGGGCTGCTGGGGAATCCCAGGATCAGACCGAACGTAGTATTACCGAGGCTCGCGAAAAACAGGAGGAGATTTGGCGTCAGACCCTCCGCTTTGGGATTGATTCCGAGGTAATTGCTACCATAGATGAAATTCAATCTGAAGAAATTGTTGATCTCTATGATGAAATTGCAGACATTTTCGAAGATTCGCGGTCCAGCGTTCGAGAAAAGATCATAGATTTCTTCATTGAAGTGGAAGATTTTAGATTGTACCCGGAGGTACAGCGGGAATTACTATTTTACCAGGATGTGAGTGATAATCTCGTTATCAGATACCTTTCCTTCATTAAAAATGATGAGCGTCCTCTCACGAAAGATCTATGGGATGTTATTACCGAGATCCTCCAGGGCTCGAATAATAACCTTATAGCTGCGGTCATCCCCATAATCGGAGAAAAGGGAGACCCAACGTACAGTGATACCCTAAAAGAATTATACGAGAAAGATCGCCAAAGTACCTCCATTAAAGCGCAGATTCTGCGTTCATTGGGTACCCTCTCAGTGCCGGAAGACCGGGATTTTCTTGAAGAAAGTGCCACCGATGCTAGTGAGGAAACCCTATTACGTCAGTCTGCCATAGAGGCTTTAGGGCTGATGGCGGATAAGGAGTCGTTACCGGTATTGAAGGAATTGGTAGAGTCAGATGAGGTGCTAATCCGTACCTCAGTGATGAGTTCCTTATCAAATTTTCCCAGGGAAGAAATTTCTCCAATCTTTTCTGACGGTTTGAAGGATTCCTATTGGCGGATTCGGCAAGGCATACTCAGGAATCTACGTGACAATCCGATACCGGAGTTGGAGCCAGCAGTAGGGTTTGTAGCACAACGTGACCCGGAACGAGTTGTGCGGCTGACTGGCTATGAAACCTTGACTGCTTATGACAGTGACTATGCATGGAGTATAATCCTTGAAGATGCAGAATCGGGAACCACCCCGGAGGCAATTCGAGTGCAATTATACAGCTACCTTGCTGAAAAGAAGTTCAGCTTCGGTAAAACCCTGCTCCTTAAGATCATCGAAGAGGAGTGGGAAAAACCGAACTCACGAATTCTAGACGCAATCTGCAAGGCCCTATCGGAAAGCACTGATCCAGAGGCCGTTCCCGTGTTCGAACGGATGTTGGATCATGGTGAAATAACGATTAAGATCTATGGCATTCGGGGTTTGTCCAATCAGGGAGGGGAGAGCCATAGAGAACGAATAGATGGATTTCTGGCTGATGGTCAACACCCGGCTATTCAGCGTGCTGCTGAACGTGCGTTACGAAGGATAGAATAG
- a CDS encoding DMT family transporter has product MTDKKPILYMLISALSFAVMGFFVKNLSGVALPIKILFRNGVVFIIILGLQVYARRPVTELLGRPGNRLLLLFRGLAGTLGILGYFYSLQYLSLGDASMLNRLSPFFVLLFAFLLSKIRPRMVQILALVLAFTGAVLVLQSAQQTTGSIQLAAGIAGVLGAAAAGLAYTIIGKIGSKENPLAIMAYFAVFSFISTIPFLISLSGPTQSEFFQLLVLGLLAGVGQWFLTLAYQRGNPNRVSIFNYANIVFSMIIDGLILSSMPSIFSILGGIAIITGALISWKWG; this is encoded by the coding sequence ATGACAGACAAGAAGCCGATACTTTATATGCTCATCTCAGCCCTATCCTTCGCGGTTATGGGCTTCTTTGTTAAAAATCTGAGTGGGGTTGCTCTCCCCATTAAAATCCTATTCAGAAACGGGGTAGTGTTTATCATTATCCTCGGACTACAGGTCTATGCACGCAGACCGGTTACTGAACTTCTTGGCCGTCCTGGTAACAGACTGCTCTTACTGTTTAGAGGACTAGCTGGTACTCTTGGTATTCTTGGGTATTTCTACAGCCTTCAATACCTAAGCCTTGGGGATGCCAGTATGCTCAATAGGTTGTCTCCCTTTTTTGTTTTACTGTTTGCTTTCTTATTATCCAAGATCCGACCTCGGATGGTTCAGATCCTTGCTTTGGTGTTGGCCTTTACCGGCGCTGTGCTCGTATTGCAGTCGGCTCAACAAACAACCGGTAGTATACAGCTTGCGGCCGGTATAGCGGGGGTATTGGGTGCGGCCGCAGCGGGACTGGCCTATACTATCATCGGAAAAATAGGCTCCAAGGAAAACCCCTTAGCCATCATGGCCTATTTCGCGGTGTTCAGCTTTATTTCCACCATCCCTTTTCTTATTAGTCTCTCCGGACCGACCCAGTCTGAGTTTTTCCAACTTCTTGTTTTAGGACTCCTAGCTGGAGTAGGACAGTGGTTTTTAACCCTGGCATACCAACGGGGGAACCCCAATAGGGTTTCAATTTTTAATTATGCGAATATCGTATTCTCAATGATCATAGACGGTCTGATACTCTCCTCCATGCCGAGTATTTTTAGTATACTCGGCGGTATCGCAATTATCACCGGGGCATTAATATCGTGGAAATGGGGATGA
- a CDS encoding GGDEF/EAL domain-containing response regulator: MNSSHDQVTDDLLVFSDESTPDAVDLPKDDTTWKILIVDDDEQVHKVTTLALSHVLVHGRSLEFLHAFTSAEAMEILQTTDDIAALLLDVVMERDDAGLFLIKAIREDLGNQKIRIILRTGQPGYAPELEVIQQYDINDYKMKSELTRTRLITSITTALRSYDQIKRIEESRLGLQQIIRASSELLSIHSLGEYSAALIRQIGSILDTSILSAACLQGRLPLSSESTSLLYSLGDPPFLDVNMNAQGDPEDQNRGVIDYLVPKLEKKRSWFRNDEALLFISGVEDRWHAIYLVLDTVLNDGKQRLLEVFAANLGVGFRNIELVQNLENFAFFDPLTALPNKTRFTEIIDSTLKSSNVNQLVVMLDIDDFSELNDSLGHEHGDALLKAVAERLVSNYTGSFVIARIAGDTFGILGPEGLLRPQMILSLFEEPFLISETPFPIRITLGLVHLQDVETGAEAVKNSNIAMKRAKSSARSRFLYFSSAMKDTIHRRMLISKDLKPALLNKEFILHYQPQIDLTRGQTVGTEALIRWKRPTGEIVPPFHFISVAESSGIINDIGRWVFSEACRQALEWHAMGDPSWKPRMAINVSMRQVHNPNFLPFLSHVIRDYGIEPDLLEIEITESLVMQDAERVIDLLKKIKDLGMRIAIDDFGTGFSSLNYLLRLPIDRLKIDRSFILNLETDRRSKVLTEVVIQLAQQLELGVIAEGVENQQQIELVRSMGCNEVQGFFYSKPLPPDDLITWVRNSHSDINNS; this comes from the coding sequence TTGAATAGCAGCCACGATCAAGTCACCGATGATCTACTCGTATTTAGCGATGAGTCGACTCCTGATGCCGTTGATTTACCGAAAGATGACACCACCTGGAAAATTTTAATTGTTGATGATGATGAACAAGTTCATAAGGTTACCACCCTCGCCCTCTCCCATGTTCTGGTTCACGGAAGGAGTTTAGAGTTCCTCCATGCCTTCACCTCAGCCGAGGCTATGGAGATCCTACAAACGACTGACGATATCGCCGCATTGTTATTAGATGTAGTGATGGAACGGGATGATGCCGGTCTTTTTTTAATCAAGGCGATTAGGGAAGATCTCGGGAACCAGAAAATTCGAATAATTCTCCGTACCGGTCAACCGGGATACGCCCCAGAGCTCGAGGTCATTCAGCAATACGATATAAACGACTATAAAATGAAGTCGGAGCTGACCCGGACGCGCCTTATAACCTCCATTACAACTGCATTACGATCCTATGATCAGATTAAACGGATCGAAGAAAGCCGGCTCGGCCTTCAGCAGATTATCAGGGCCTCCTCTGAGTTACTAAGCATCCATTCCCTGGGAGAGTATTCAGCAGCGTTGATTCGTCAAATCGGTTCCATTTTGGATACATCAATTCTTTCGGCTGCTTGTCTCCAAGGAAGGCTGCCCCTCTCAAGTGAAAGTACTTCCCTTCTCTATAGCCTTGGGGACCCTCCCTTCCTGGATGTCAATATGAATGCCCAGGGAGATCCTGAAGACCAAAACCGGGGAGTTATTGATTACCTTGTTCCAAAATTAGAGAAAAAACGCTCATGGTTTAGGAATGATGAGGCGCTGCTGTTCATTTCTGGTGTGGAAGACCGATGGCATGCAATTTATCTCGTTCTTGATACCGTATTAAATGATGGAAAACAGCGATTACTTGAGGTATTTGCAGCCAATCTCGGTGTAGGATTCCGTAACATTGAATTGGTACAAAACTTAGAGAACTTCGCGTTTTTTGATCCCCTGACCGCCCTTCCAAATAAAACAAGGTTCACAGAGATTATCGATTCTACCCTCAAGTCAAGCAACGTAAACCAACTAGTGGTTATGCTGGACATTGATGATTTTTCGGAACTAAACGATAGCCTTGGTCATGAACATGGCGATGCCTTACTTAAAGCAGTGGCGGAACGGCTGGTAAGTAATTATACCGGATCCTTTGTCATAGCACGTATAGCCGGGGATACCTTTGGAATTCTTGGCCCTGAGGGATTACTACGACCTCAAATGATTCTAAGCCTCTTCGAGGAGCCATTCTTAATTTCCGAAACCCCCTTTCCCATCCGAATAACTTTGGGGTTAGTTCACCTCCAAGATGTAGAAACCGGCGCTGAGGCTGTTAAAAACTCTAATATTGCCATGAAACGGGCAAAATCTAGTGCACGCAGCAGATTTCTGTATTTTTCATCAGCTATGAAGGATACCATTCACCGGCGGATGCTAATTTCAAAGGATCTGAAGCCAGCGTTGTTGAACAAAGAGTTTATTCTTCACTACCAACCGCAAATAGATTTAACCCGGGGTCAAACCGTAGGCACCGAAGCGTTAATACGGTGGAAACGACCCACAGGGGAAATCGTCCCGCCGTTCCATTTCATTTCTGTTGCGGAGAGTTCCGGAATAATAAATGATATAGGAAGATGGGTTTTCTCCGAGGCATGCAGGCAGGCCTTGGAATGGCATGCCATGGGTGATCCCTCGTGGAAACCCCGGATGGCGATCAACGTATCCATGCGCCAGGTTCATAATCCGAACTTTTTACCCTTTTTATCCCATGTTATACGAGACTATGGGATCGAACCCGATTTACTAGAGATTGAGATTACCGAATCTCTCGTCATGCAGGATGCTGAGAGGGTCATCGACTTATTGAAAAAAATAAAGGACCTGGGGATGCGGATCGCCATTGATGATTTTGGTACGGGATTTTCCTCGCTTAACTACCTGCTTCGGCTGCCCATCGATCGCTTAAAAATTGATAGAAGCTTTATTCTCAACCTTGAAACCGACCGCCGGTCCAAGGTGCTTACTGAGGTAGTAATACAGCTTGCGCAGCAACTGGAATTGGGAGTAATCGCCGAAGGCGTTGAAAACCAGCAACAAATTGAACTCGTTAGATCCATGGGGTGTAATGAGGTTCAAGGTTTCTTCTATTCAAAGCCCCTGCCCCCGGATGATTTAATCACCTGGGTTCGAAACAGTCACTCAGACATAAACAATTCTTAA
- a CDS encoding asparaginase domain-containing protein, translated as MELKQKQQKTIRIIITGGTFDKQYDELRGELTLRKTHLPEILKQVRCTIPITLEINQLKDSLEMVEEDRRKIIDACVSSEEDWIIITHGTDTMDVTARTLLSTFRGKEKTIVLTGAMIPYSVSGSDAIFNLGCSISAVQLLPHGVYVCMNGKLFPAETVRKNVHLGIFE; from the coding sequence ATGGAACTCAAACAGAAGCAACAGAAAACGATCCGAATCATCATCACCGGCGGAACCTTTGATAAGCAGTATGATGAACTACGTGGTGAGCTTACTCTAAGAAAGACCCATCTTCCTGAAATCCTTAAGCAGGTACGGTGTACCATTCCCATAACATTGGAAATCAACCAGCTCAAAGATAGCCTTGAAATGGTCGAGGAAGATCGGCGTAAAATCATCGATGCCTGTGTATCCTCTGAGGAGGATTGGATAATAATCACCCATGGTACCGATACCATGGATGTGACCGCACGAACACTGCTGTCAACCTTCCGAGGTAAAGAAAAAACAATCGTGCTTACCGGAGCCATGATACCCTACTCGGTTAGTGGATCTGATGCAATCTTTAACCTGGGTTGCAGTATCTCTGCCGTCCAACTCCTTCCGCACGGAGTATACGTATGTATGAACGGTAAGCTATTCCCCGCCGAGACAGTAAGAAAAAATGTCCACCTCGGTATATTTGAGTAG
- a CDS encoding GGDEF domain-containing protein, with translation MTNNQSAAKRFSERPEVLQNYPLLQNLGVFDHIEDLKYQIRDLEELLQEASGIFSQKTIDGLMDYIVSCISNKFIPTDLTVVLHDRNTGAKVFSYKNLRKRDTTIVMDSIKPFEDFFLRFPNTIHFDLFEYQFNHPELLEPLKEYHPQIVVPVIGMAGLYGLIIFGPKLLESQYIDEEIGYIDRLMKFTAIAIQNIMNYQNAVTDVKTGLYNHSFFMKRLHEEWSNAERYRSDIGLLILDIDHFKTFNDRYGHLAGDEVIISIAECIRDSVRTGDVVARFGGEEFTVLLLHSDRIKTWNSAERIRRRIQETEVLYRDEILRVTVSIGCATLSYQVPDTMDDFIQNADSALYKAKDLGRNRCIMYGESLLFTALMSESGVGVDC, from the coding sequence GTGACGAATAATCAAAGTGCTGCGAAGCGCTTTTCGGAACGTCCCGAGGTTCTCCAAAATTACCCACTCCTGCAAAACCTCGGTGTCTTTGATCATATTGAGGATTTGAAATACCAGATCCGGGATCTTGAAGAGCTCTTACAGGAGGCTTCAGGGATTTTTTCGCAGAAAACCATCGATGGTCTCATGGACTATATTGTCAGCTGCATCTCGAATAAGTTCATACCAACGGACCTCACGGTGGTTCTTCATGATAGGAACACAGGAGCGAAGGTTTTTAGTTATAAAAACCTTCGTAAACGTGACACTACCATTGTGATGGACAGTATCAAGCCCTTTGAGGATTTTTTCCTGCGTTTTCCTAATACCATCCATTTTGATCTTTTTGAATACCAATTCAACCACCCGGAGTTATTAGAACCATTGAAGGAGTACCATCCACAGATTGTTGTGCCGGTTATCGGCATGGCGGGTTTATACGGGCTTATTATATTCGGGCCCAAATTACTCGAATCCCAGTACATCGATGAAGAGATTGGCTACATTGACAGATTGATGAAATTCACTGCGATTGCCATCCAGAATATCATGAATTACCAAAACGCAGTGACCGATGTAAAGACCGGTCTTTATAACCATTCTTTTTTTATGAAGCGACTCCATGAGGAATGGTCTAACGCTGAACGGTACCGCAGCGATATTGGATTGCTGATTCTAGACATTGACCATTTCAAGACCTTCAATGACCGCTACGGTCATCTTGCAGGCGATGAGGTGATCATCAGTATTGCCGAATGTATCCGGGATTCCGTCCGGACCGGGGATGTGGTCGCCCGTTTCGGCGGTGAGGAGTTTACCGTCCTCCTCCTCCACAGCGATAGAATAAAGACCTGGAACTCTGCAGAGCGGATACGCCGCAGGATTCAGGAGACAGAGGTTCTGTATAGGGATGAAATCCTCCGGGTAACGGTAAGTATTGGCTGTGCGACCCTTAGCTATCAGGTTCCTGATACAATGGATGATTTTATTCAAAATGCAGATTCAGCGTTATATAAGGCAAAAGACTTGGGTCGAAACCGCTGTATTATGTACGGTGAAAGCCTCTTATTTACGGCCTTAATGTCTGAGTCAGGGGTTGGGGTCGATTGCTAA
- a CDS encoding ATP cone domain-containing protein produces MKTEKKIAVGKLDLQHQPEAVYTAAGGKGLPGQVLKRDGRKELFDPSRIKNALDRCFLSIKQQSQTSTEELTHQVVNVVAAKFDLPTVEQVQDIVEMVLQAAGEYEAAKAYILYRAEHEKMRKVRPVPPEVKTAFDESDVYFPTQIQKFQFYDKYSRFNYDLGRRETWLETVNRAVGYLKEISENKLSQKDYDRIQKAILEMKVMPSMRLLAMAGDPARRSNIAIYNCSYLPVDSIDSFVEALIISMNGCGVGYSVERHYIENMPRILRQTGKHRGSYVVQDTSEGWSDALRTGLETWFAGEDVDFDFSEVRPAGAPLKIKGGRASGPEPLRQMLNFARERVMARQGGFLTSLDAHDIMCAVGGAAVSGGVRRTAMISLFDYDDQEMRHCKDGDFWQKNAQRWNANNSAVWPNRELSQQEIAKFVLDMVTSGRGEPGIFNRRAAVENRPERRAYAEFGTNPCGEIILRPFQFCNLTSAIARQDDTFESLKDKVEVATILGTIQSMATSFPGLRPQWKQNCEEERLLGVDLNGQLDSPVCQDPDVQSRLRYVAVETNRVYAQKLGINQSVAVTAVKPSGNSSQLLNSSSGLHARWAPHYIRNVRVGAHTPIFKVLQDEGVPMDPENGQTVENANTWVAHFPVKSPEHAITRNTRDAMKQCDYWLQNKIHYTEHNPSVTITYKSDEVIDIIKWIWDHQDKIGGMAFLPAVDAQYDQMPYVEITADEYQRLTKDFPHIDFSKIYRYEERDLTTAAQELACMAGQCDI; encoded by the coding sequence ATGAAGACTGAGAAAAAGATAGCTGTTGGAAAGCTCGATCTCCAGCACCAGCCTGAAGCAGTATATACAGCTGCAGGAGGCAAGGGATTACCCGGCCAGGTGTTAAAGCGGGACGGCCGAAAAGAGCTCTTCGATCCAAGCCGAATTAAAAATGCCCTTGACCGTTGTTTTCTGAGTATAAAGCAGCAGAGCCAGACCTCAACCGAAGAATTGACCCATCAGGTTGTAAACGTCGTCGCTGCTAAATTTGACCTGCCAACAGTTGAGCAGGTCCAAGATATAGTTGAGATGGTTCTCCAAGCTGCAGGCGAATACGAGGCTGCTAAGGCGTACATCTTATACCGCGCAGAGCATGAAAAAATGCGGAAGGTACGCCCGGTACCTCCTGAAGTGAAAACTGCTTTTGATGAATCAGACGTGTATTTCCCTACGCAAATTCAAAAGTTCCAATTTTATGATAAATACTCCAGGTTCAACTATGATCTCGGTAGAAGAGAAACATGGTTAGAAACCGTGAATCGGGCCGTGGGGTACCTGAAGGAAATCTCTGAGAACAAGCTATCTCAGAAGGACTATGATCGGATTCAGAAGGCAATCCTTGAAATGAAGGTAATGCCATCTATGAGGCTTCTGGCTATGGCAGGTGATCCGGCCCGCCGAAGCAATATCGCCATTTACAATTGTTCATACCTTCCTGTTGATAGCATTGATTCGTTTGTCGAGGCCCTCATCATAAGTATGAACGGTTGCGGAGTTGGTTACAGTGTGGAACGGCATTACATAGAAAACATGCCAAGAATCCTTCGACAGACGGGAAAACACCGCGGATCATACGTTGTGCAGGATACCTCAGAGGGCTGGTCGGATGCCTTACGGACCGGACTTGAAACCTGGTTCGCCGGTGAGGATGTTGATTTCGACTTTTCAGAGGTACGACCCGCCGGAGCCCCGCTTAAAATTAAGGGCGGTAGAGCCTCAGGACCGGAACCCCTGCGTCAGATGCTGAACTTCGCGAGAGAACGCGTAATGGCTCGTCAGGGAGGGTTTCTGACTTCCCTCGATGCCCACGATATCATGTGTGCTGTGGGCGGCGCTGCGGTGAGTGGTGGTGTACGCAGAACAGCTATGATTTCCCTATTCGATTATGACGATCAAGAGATGAGACACTGCAAGGACGGCGACTTTTGGCAAAAGAACGCTCAGCGCTGGAACGCCAATAACTCGGCGGTGTGGCCGAACCGCGAGCTATCCCAGCAGGAAATCGCTAAGTTTGTATTGGATATGGTCACCTCGGGTAGGGGAGAACCCGGTATCTTCAATCGGAGAGCCGCTGTTGAGAACAGACCGGAACGCCGGGCGTATGCCGAATTCGGCACAAACCCCTGCGGCGAGATCATTCTCCGCCCCTTCCAATTCTGTAATCTGACCAGTGCCATAGCCCGGCAGGATGACACCTTTGAGTCACTCAAAGACAAGGTAGAGGTGGCAACGATTCTTGGAACCATTCAATCCATGGCTACGAGCTTCCCAGGCCTGCGTCCTCAATGGAAGCAGAACTGTGAAGAAGAACGCCTCCTCGGGGTGGATCTAAACGGACAATTGGATAGTCCTGTATGCCAGGATCCGGATGTTCAGAGCAGACTCCGGTATGTAGCCGTTGAGACAAACCGTGTTTATGCTCAAAAGCTTGGCATTAACCAATCTGTTGCAGTAACCGCTGTTAAACCCTCAGGAAACTCCAGCCAGCTGCTGAACAGTTCCTCAGGCCTCCATGCCCGCTGGGCCCCGCATTATATCCGGAACGTCCGGGTTGGAGCTCATACCCCCATCTTCAAGGTCCTTCAAGATGAGGGGGTTCCGATGGATCCTGAAAACGGGCAAACCGTGGAAAATGCTAATACCTGGGTCGCTCATTTCCCGGTTAAAAGCCCTGAACACGCCATTACCAGGAATACTCGGGATGCTATGAAACAATGCGACTACTGGCTGCAGAATAAAATTCACTACACCGAGCATAATCCCTCGGTTACCATTACCTATAAATCAGATGAGGTTATTGATATCATCAAATGGATCTGGGATCATCAGGACAAAATCGGCGGTATGGCCTTTCTTCCTGCGGTAGATGCGCAATACGATCAAATGCCCTACGTTGAAATCACGGCCGATGAATATCAGCGCTTGACAAAAGATTTTCCCCATATCGACTTCTCGAAGATTTATAGGTACGAGGAACGTGATTTAACAACCGCCGCTCAAGAATTGGCATGTATGGCCGGCCAATGTGATATTTAA
- a CDS encoding FKBP-type peptidyl-prolyl cis-trans isomerase: MKKVENNRVVTLDYELRDASDNTVLDSSAENGRLPYLHGSKFLMPGLEAALEGKSLGERVELTLSGDQAYGDYDEKMVFTIPRKEFPDHIEVEVGLEFEAEIQDELRYCTVTQAEHDLITVNANHPLAGRTLTVWAKITDIREASQEELEHGHVHEDGEDCDE, encoded by the coding sequence ATGAAAAAGGTAGAGAACAATAGAGTAGTAACATTGGATTATGAATTACGCGATGCTTCGGACAACACAGTACTAGATTCCTCGGCTGAGAATGGGCGCTTGCCATACCTGCATGGAAGCAAGTTCCTGATGCCAGGGCTTGAGGCTGCGTTGGAAGGTAAGAGCCTTGGTGAGCGGGTTGAGCTTACCCTAAGCGGAGACCAAGCCTACGGCGACTATGACGAGAAGATGGTTTTCACCATACCTCGGAAGGAATTTCCCGATCATATAGAGGTTGAAGTCGGCCTCGAATTCGAGGCAGAGATACAAGACGAACTTCGGTATTGTACGGTTACCCAGGCAGAACATGATTTGATCACCGTGAATGCAAATCACCCTCTCGCGGGAAGGACTCTAACCGTATGGGCGAAAATAACAGATATCCGTGAAGCAAGCCAGGAAGAACTGGAGCATGGACATGTCCACGAGGATGGTGAGGACTGTGACGAATAA
- a CDS encoding PhzF family phenazine biosynthesis protein encodes MKLESYIVNAFSENLAEGNPAGVIIYKESIPDELMLKIAIDMGKSETAFIRRINNTEYTIRWFSPNKEMTLCGHATLAASKVLFDTFNYRYITFKSFANQYNVEIKQDESISMKFPLDDYAPLEKQEIYNDFFENIEIEECFYGTKTKKVVLVIKENCNIKLIKPKYEYMFQNKGIYSNGIGITKKSTSADFETRYFNPWAGVNEDPVTGSVHTLLAKYWGDTLGKSHLIAKQVSYRPGIINLEIDSNYVHISGKAKIVFQGKLTI; translated from the coding sequence ATGAAACTAGAGTCATATATTGTAAATGCTTTTAGTGAGAACCTCGCTGAAGGAAATCCTGCCGGCGTAATCATTTACAAAGAGAGCATTCCAGATGAATTAATGTTAAAAATTGCGATAGATATGGGAAAGTCTGAAACCGCTTTTATCAGAAGAATAAATAATACAGAATATACTATTCGATGGTTTTCTCCAAATAAGGAAATGACGTTATGCGGTCATGCCACACTTGCTGCTAGTAAAGTGCTTTTTGATACCTTTAATTATAGATATATCACCTTTAAAAGCTTTGCAAATCAATACAATGTAGAAATAAAGCAAGATGAATCTATTTCCATGAAATTTCCACTAGATGATTATGCTCCACTTGAAAAACAAGAAATCTACAATGATTTTTTTGAAAACATTGAAATTGAAGAGTGTTTTTATGGAACAAAAACAAAAAAAGTTGTTCTAGTAATTAAAGAAAATTGCAATATAAAATTAATTAAGCCGAAATATGAATATATGTTTCAAAATAAAGGTATCTATTCAAACGGAATTGGAATAACAAAAAAAAGTACTAGTGCTGATTTTGAAACTAGGTATTTTAACCCTTGGGCGGGAGTTAATGAAGATCCGGTTACTGGTTCAGTTCATACTCTATTAGCGAAATATTGGGGTGATACGCTAGGTAAATCACATCTAATTGCCAAGCAGGTCTCATATCGCCCAGGAATTATTAATCTAGAGATAGACTCAAACTATGTTCATATTTCCGGAAAAGCAAAAATAGTGTTCCAAGGGAAGCTTACTATATAG